A segment of the Microbacterium luteolum genome:
ACCAGACGGCCGCCACCTTCGAGCGGAACGCGCACGATGATGAGTCGCCCTTCTTTCACGGCCTCCATGGGTCCGTCTCCGGTCCTCGGCTTCATCGCTGCCATCGTGGCTCCTTTTCCTCGGTGGTATGAGATGAGTTTATCGGGTGTAACCGGTGCCTGGACGTCACCTGTGAAGAAAAGCGACGCACGTTCACTTTCACGGCACCTGCCAGAAGGTGTTCCCGAGGGCGTACATGGGGAAGATCCAGGCCCATTGACCGACCAGGCAGAGGGTCAGTACACCGCCTCGCCACCACCGCGACCGAGGCACTGCGACCGCTCCCCACGT
Coding sequences within it:
- a CDS encoding DUF3117 domain-containing protein gives rise to the protein MAAMKPRTGDGPMEAVKEGRLIIVRVPLEGGGRLVVSVNDAEAKELHDVLAAVVAPA